In the genome of Geotrypetes seraphini chromosome 16, aGeoSer1.1, whole genome shotgun sequence, one region contains:
- the CRB3 gene encoding protein crumbs homolog 3, which produces MTKGMTIPNNTTTAPPSGLTEPQRLAAIIVPCVLGGILLIGILIFVIMKVREKRQTEGTYQPSSEEQAGSRMETNSTLKLPPEERLI; this is translated from the exons atgacaaaag GTATGACTATACCAAACAATACAACTACTGCCCCCCCTTCTGGTCTGACG GAACCCCAGCGTCTGGCAGCTATCATTGTACCATGCGTTCTTGGAGGAATCCTGCTGATTGGCATTCTCATCTTTGTTATCATGAAGGTGCGGGAGAAGCGCCAGACAGAGGGAACCTACCAACCTAGCAGTGAGGAACAGGCAGGTTCTCGCATGGAGACTAATAGTACATTGAAACTGCCTCCTGAAGAAAGACTGATTTAA